A stretch of [Clostridium] scindens DNA encodes these proteins:
- a CDS encoding AroM family protein: MKKKVSFVTVGHSPREDIMDELQSHLSEEIEVRQLGALDSLSIREVKDHLTPVPKEAVMTSRLSNGEMMDFSKEKVMPLLLQAIRREEEEGVAMIVILCTNVSDRLHSRVPIIVPFDLLHKMTAAVRSDCRVGALFPFRQFAEQMKESWIRDGVDVTYECMAPKELDRGRYLDFFKKQRADMLVLDCISYTYECRDYFVRNLGIPVIHPRTVIVSTIHDMLGIG, from the coding sequence ATGAAGAAAAAAGTTTCATTTGTAACGGTTGGCCATTCGCCCAGAGAAGATATTATGGATGAATTACAGAGCCATCTATCGGAGGAAATTGAAGTACGCCAGTTAGGAGCGCTGGATAGTCTAAGCATCAGGGAAGTAAAAGATCATTTGACGCCGGTGCCCAAAGAAGCAGTTATGACATCAAGACTGTCAAATGGCGAGATGATGGACTTTTCGAAAGAGAAAGTCATGCCGCTGCTTCTTCAGGCAATCCGCAGAGAGGAAGAGGAAGGCGTGGCAATGATTGTAATATTGTGTACCAACGTATCTGACAGGCTGCATAGCCGCGTGCCAATTATTGTTCCTTTTGATCTTCTACATAAGATGACGGCAGCGGTGAGGTCAGACTGCAGGGTAGGCGCATTATTCCCATTTAGACAGTTCGCAGAGCAAATGAAAGAAAGCTGGATTAGAGATGGCGTGGATGTCACTTACGAATGTATGGCTCCAAAAGAACTGGACAGGGGAAGGTACCTGGATTTCTTTAAAAAACAAAGGGCAGATATGCTGGTTTTAGACTGTATTAGCTATACTTATGAATGCAGGGATTATTTTGTCCGGAATCTGGGAATTCCGGTGATACACCCCAGGACGGTTATTGTCAGTACAATTCACGATATGTTGGGAATAGGTTAG
- the glmS gene encoding glutamine--fructose-6-phosphate transaminase (isomerizing), whose product MCGIVGYIGNQQAAPILLDGLSKLEYRGYDSSGIAVYNGNEIDMVKSKGRLKVLNELTHDGATLPGTLGIGHTRWATHGSPSDINAHPHFNKDKSIVVVHNGIIENYLKLKKKLESHGYEFVSETDTEVIAHLLDYYYHGNPLQAVTKIMHRMEGSYALGIIFQDHPGELYAVRKDSPLIVGHTDGGSILASDVPAVLKYTRDVFFIENEEIVRMTEDSMEFFNVDEEPIEKQATRIEWDVNAAEKGGYEHFMLKEMYEQPKAITDTFSPRIKEGKIVIEELGMTDEEILKIQKIQIVACGSASHTGYTSKYIFEGLARIPVEVDVASEFRYRDPILDEHTLVIVISQSGETADTLAALRESKEKGARVLGIVNVVGSSIAREADNVMYTWAGPEIAVATTKAYSAQLIALYLLAMKFAHVKGMLDEAGLAGMLEDLKAIPAQVEMLLNNKVNIQKFANRYLAARDVFFIGRGIDHAISMEGSLKLKEISYIHSEAYAAGELKHGTISLVEDGTLVASVLTQKDLYKKMISNMEEVRTRGAFVMAVTTEGNTEVERAADYVIYIPETNKYFTNSLAIIPLQLFAYYIAVGRGCDVDKPRNLAKSVTVE is encoded by the coding sequence ATGTGTGGAATAGTAGGATACATAGGCAACCAGCAGGCAGCGCCGATTCTTTTGGACGGTTTATCCAAACTGGAATACAGAGGGTATGATTCGTCCGGTATCGCTGTCTATAATGGAAATGAGATTGACATGGTAAAGTCCAAGGGCCGGCTGAAAGTGTTAAATGAGCTGACCCATGACGGGGCAACCCTTCCAGGCACTCTGGGAATCGGACATACGCGATGGGCGACCCACGGATCACCGTCTGATATCAATGCGCATCCACACTTTAACAAGGATAAAAGCATTGTGGTAGTGCACAATGGAATTATTGAGAATTACCTGAAGTTAAAGAAAAAGTTAGAAAGTCATGGTTATGAATTCGTATCGGAGACGGACACAGAGGTGATCGCCCATCTTCTGGACTATTATTATCATGGTAATCCGCTGCAGGCAGTGACGAAAATCATGCACCGGATGGAGGGGTCCTATGCTTTGGGAATTATTTTCCAGGATCATCCGGGAGAATTATATGCCGTCCGCAAGGATAGCCCGCTGATCGTAGGACATACGGACGGGGGAAGCATTTTGGCGTCAGATGTCCCGGCAGTCCTTAAGTATACCAGAGACGTATTCTTTATTGAGAATGAAGAGATCGTTCGCATGACGGAAGATTCCATGGAGTTTTTCAATGTGGATGAAGAGCCTATAGAAAAGCAGGCTACCCGTATCGAGTGGGACGTGAATGCAGCGGAAAAGGGCGGATATGAGCACTTCATGCTGAAGGAGATGTATGAGCAGCCAAAAGCCATCACAGATACATTTTCCCCGAGGATCAAGGAGGGGAAGATCGTGATCGAGGAACTGGGGATGACGGATGAGGAGATTCTGAAGATCCAAAAGATCCAGATCGTGGCCTGTGGCTCTGCCTCCCATACCGGATATACCAGCAAATATATATTTGAAGGACTGGCACGGATTCCGGTGGAAGTAGATGTTGCTTCTGAATTCCGCTACCGGGATCCGATTCTGGATGAACATACGCTGGTCATCGTGATCAGCCAGTCCGGGGAGACTGCGGATACGCTGGCAGCCTTGCGCGAGTCTAAGGAAAAGGGCGCAAGGGTCCTTGGGATCGTAAATGTGGTTGGAAGTTCCATTGCAAGGGAAGCAGACAATGTCATGTATACCTGGGCAGGACCTGAGATTGCGGTTGCCACGACCAAGGCATACTCCGCGCAGTTGATCGCGCTCTATCTTCTGGCAATGAAGTTTGCCCATGTTAAAGGGATGCTAGACGAGGCAGGCCTTGCAGGAATGCTGGAAGATCTGAAGGCCATTCCTGCACAGGTGGAGATGCTGCTCAATAATAAGGTGAATATCCAGAAGTTTGCCAACCGTTATCTGGCAGCGAGGGATGTGTTCTTTATCGGACGTGGAATCGACCATGCCATCTCTATGGAAGGATCTTTGAAGTTAAAGGAGATATCCTATATCCATTCTGAGGCATACGCGGCAGGAGAATTAAAGCATGGCACCATCTCCCTGGTGGAGGACGGCACGCTGGTAGCATCCGTGCTGACCCAGAAGGATTTATATAAGAAGATGATCAGCAATATGGAAGAAGTGCGTACCCGGGGTGCCTTCGTCATGGCGGTGACCACGGAGGGCAATACGGAGGTGGAGCGTGCCGCCGATTATGTCATCTACATTCCGGAGACAAACAAATACTTTACCAACTCGCTGGCCATTATTCCGCTGCAGCTTTTTGCGTATTATATTGCGGTGGGACGCGGCTGTGATGTAGATAAGCCGAGAAATCTGGCAAAGTCGGTTACGGTAGAGTAG
- a CDS encoding TRAP transporter large permease: MEVGLLMGLFVLFMCLSVPIGVSIGLSIIITLIITPVTSLAFVGQTMVTSMVSFPLLAVPFFMLAGSVMETGGLSKRLIAVGEELVGRFTGGLAIVTIVTCLFFGAISGSAPATVAAIGTIMIPAMVDKHYSKEYSTGLSAVSGGLGVIIPPSIPFVFYGLSTNQSIGTLFMAGIVPGFLIAMLLILVSSVICRKRGYKGNGKAFSLKNLLKAIWDAKWALLVPVIILGGIYGGVFTPTEAAVVAVVYGIFVGKFVYKELKFKDLPKIFIKNGVLFGAVAITIATATALGTVFSMLQVPAQIATGIQMISTNKYVILLIINLFLLVVGMCMDVGAAILILAPVLYQVILPLGIDPIHFGVIMTINLAIGMVTPPVAINLFVASSISGLSINKIAREAIPFIVAFLIGLAFIVLIPEISLWLPGVFQ, encoded by the coding sequence ATGGAAGTTGGCTTGCTAATGGGGCTATTTGTCCTATTTATGTGCCTGAGCGTGCCAATTGGAGTGTCAATCGGCCTGTCAATAATTATTACCTTAATTATTACGCCGGTTACTTCATTAGCATTTGTTGGGCAGACGATGGTTACCAGCATGGTTAGTTTTCCTTTGCTTGCGGTTCCATTCTTCATGCTTGCCGGATCGGTCATGGAGACAGGAGGACTGTCAAAGCGTCTGATTGCGGTGGGAGAAGAACTAGTTGGCCGTTTTACCGGCGGCCTGGCAATCGTAACAATTGTGACGTGTCTGTTTTTCGGCGCGATTTCTGGTTCTGCGCCTGCAACGGTGGCTGCGATCGGGACAATTATGATCCCGGCTATGGTGGACAAGCATTATTCTAAGGAATACTCTACCGGACTGTCGGCAGTGTCCGGCGGCCTGGGAGTCATTATACCGCCCAGTATTCCGTTTGTATTCTATGGCTTGTCGACAAATCAGTCGATCGGGACCTTGTTCATGGCAGGCATTGTACCAGGATTTTTAATCGCCATGCTGCTGATCCTGGTATCCAGCGTAATCTGTAGAAAACGTGGATATAAGGGAAATGGAAAGGCATTTAGCTTAAAGAATCTGTTAAAAGCCATCTGGGATGCAAAATGGGCATTGCTGGTGCCTGTGATCATCCTCGGAGGCATATACGGAGGCGTATTTACGCCTACGGAAGCCGCTGTTGTGGCCGTAGTCTATGGCATTTTTGTAGGGAAATTTGTTTACAAGGAACTAAAGTTTAAGGATCTGCCAAAGATTTTTATAAAAAACGGCGTATTATTTGGGGCTGTTGCCATCACCATTGCAACAGCGACAGCCCTGGGGACCGTATTTTCGATGCTGCAGGTGCCGGCACAGATAGCGACTGGAATCCAGATGATCTCTACAAACAAGTATGTCATTCTGCTGATCATTAATCTGTTCCTGCTGGTTGTAGGCATGTGTATGGATGTAGGAGCGGCCATTCTTATTTTGGCACCGGTGCTATACCAGGTTATCCTGCCACTGGGAATCGATCCGATTCATTTTGGCGTCATTATGACCATTAACCTTGCAATTGGAATGGTTACGCCGCCTGTGGCGATTAATCTGTTTGTGGCTTCCAGCATCTCCGGGCTGTCGATCAATAAGATAGCCCGGGAGGCAATCCCATTTATTGTCGCATTCCTGATTGGACTTGCCTTTATTGTACTGATCCCCGAGATATCCTTATGGCTGCCGGGCGTATTTCAGTAA
- a CDS encoding FUSC family protein, with translation MSKLKKELLLMGRKWADAFPTIFVSIFLFLTIYRIFGITQIILVSFLTLLFRIRSSKGFDIWELLRCYLIQLVLFIVAYLATLNLVFCIILNLVVPFLLVFLLTDKFNPKAYFVYGMEFVLLQMVPIARGQIPARLLALLYGYSFVTLALFFYSKVIKKRRNYGTVRKGINNLAIQLEKLADGQKDPADTYELVKMMYHMNQVIYSSRNYNYLATGYGRINYYFMLVFQRFRYFVENVLDDASLGSEQNQSYFRKLSGVFYEIEKEINQSDNSALARKVQKILAEESLDSERVNEGMMKILRLLSFALLKMTEVSKNRSEKEWKIPDITHKIKGAKGQFHLSQFHIRFALRLSIVLCITFSFCRATNLEHSYWYPMSAFLMLMPYSEESVMKINNRVIGTVGGLFVTFFLTGIFKSLNAHIVILLIMTCLMYAAPATSWTMSMYSTCYGLSLTTLSLPQGEAIELRLVYVLAAVATVLLANRFILPNTAKEEFLKSVNALLDIDEAMVREVRKSMACQSDRNMLRELMVQFNLASEDIENYIKRNMNKEEQEFYQQFLPLNRRLVTEIEQIDSYIRENKAPLEGNIILNEILRNIERAFKKIRKSYTKKELSSSIMTGMEEKTYGSMDDALYFNNLALNCLETTNNIVALLNQNIQGQEDEE, from the coding sequence TTGAGCAAGTTAAAGAAAGAGCTGCTGCTGATGGGAAGAAAATGGGCGGATGCGTTTCCGACCATTTTCGTATCCATCTTTTTATTCCTGACAATCTACCGGATATTTGGCATAACCCAGATTATCCTGGTATCATTCCTTACGCTATTATTCCGGATCAGAAGCAGCAAGGGGTTCGATATATGGGAACTGCTCCGGTGCTATCTAATTCAGCTTGTCTTATTTATCGTGGCATATCTTGCGACGCTCAATCTGGTTTTCTGTATTATTTTGAATCTTGTCGTCCCATTTCTTCTGGTCTTTCTGCTGACAGATAAGTTTAACCCTAAGGCTTACTTTGTATATGGCATGGAGTTTGTGCTTCTGCAGATGGTCCCCATTGCCAGGGGACAGATTCCGGCCAGGCTTCTGGCACTGCTGTATGGCTATTCCTTTGTAACGCTGGCGCTTTTCTTTTATTCCAAGGTGATCAAGAAACGAAGGAATTACGGGACGGTAAGAAAAGGAATCAATAATCTCGCAATACAATTGGAAAAACTGGCGGATGGCCAAAAAGATCCGGCAGATACTTACGAACTCGTCAAGATGATGTACCACATGAACCAGGTGATATATTCCAGCAGGAATTATAATTATCTGGCTACCGGATATGGAAGAATCAATTATTATTTTATGCTGGTCTTCCAGCGTTTCCGTTATTTTGTGGAAAATGTCCTGGATGATGCCAGCCTTGGGAGCGAACAAAATCAGTCATATTTCCGTAAACTAAGCGGCGTATTCTATGAGATAGAAAAGGAAATCAATCAGTCTGATAACAGCGCTTTGGCCCGCAAGGTACAGAAAATCCTGGCAGAAGAAAGCCTGGACAGCGAAAGAGTGAATGAAGGGATGATGAAGATCCTGAGACTGCTGTCTTTTGCCCTTTTGAAGATGACCGAGGTCAGCAAGAACAGATCGGAAAAGGAGTGGAAGATTCCAGACATCACCCATAAGATCAAAGGGGCTAAAGGCCAGTTTCATCTGAGCCAGTTTCATATCCGCTTTGCTCTAAGACTTTCAATTGTCCTATGCATTACCTTTTCTTTCTGCAGGGCAACCAATCTGGAACACAGCTATTGGTACCCAATGAGCGCGTTTTTGATGCTGATGCCGTATTCGGAAGAGAGCGTCATGAAGATCAATAACAGGGTGATTGGAACGGTCGGGGGATTATTTGTCACGTTTTTCCTGACAGGGATATTCAAGTCCCTGAATGCCCATATTGTGATTCTGCTGATTATGACCTGCCTGATGTATGCGGCGCCGGCTACGTCATGGACGATGAGCATGTACAGCACCTGCTATGGGCTGTCGCTTACGACTTTGAGCCTTCCGCAGGGGGAGGCCATCGAACTTCGGCTGGTATATGTGCTTGCGGCCGTGGCTACCGTACTGCTGGCCAACCGGTTCATTCTGCCCAATACGGCCAAGGAAGAATTCCTGAAAAGCGTGAATGCGCTGCTGGATATCGATGAGGCAATGGTGCGGGAAGTAAGAAAAAGCATGGCCTGCCAGAGCGATCGGAATATGCTGCGGGAACTGATGGTGCAGTTTAATCTGGCATCAGAGGATATAGAAAACTATATAAAACGGAATATGAATAAGGAGGAACAGGAATTCTACCAACAGTTCCTTCCTCTGAACCGCCGCCTGGTGACGGAGATTGAGCAGATTGATTCATATATTCGGGAGAATAAGGCGCCTTTGGAGGGCAATATTATCCTGAATGAGATTTTAAGAAACATTGAGCGGGCATTTAAGAAGATTCGGAAAAGTTATACGAAGAAGGAATTGAGCAGTTCTATCATGACGGGAATGGAAGAAAAGACCTATGGATCCATGGATGATGCTCTGTATTTTAATAACTTGGCGCTGAACTGCCTGGAAACGACGAATAACATAGTGGCCTTGCTTAATCAGAATATTCAGGGGCAGGAAGATGAGGAATAG
- a CDS encoding TRAP transporter small permease: MKTVRWLDEHLEEYMVVILTSIMTILLFLQVLFRFVLNLPLAWVEEISLYSMVWLCYFGCSLAIKKREHLKMEIITNFLRPKAKKVFDLISLVLFFAFAVFVLYHVTLLTADILQRGQVTAVLEIPKWIPYAGVPVAFLLMLIRMIQDFVRTISEMKELGQEEA; this comes from the coding sequence ATGAAAACAGTAAGGTGGCTGGATGAGCATTTGGAAGAATATATGGTAGTTATCCTGACTTCCATAATGACGATCCTATTATTCCTTCAGGTACTGTTCCGTTTCGTCCTGAATCTGCCTCTTGCCTGGGTGGAGGAGATCAGCCTTTATTCCATGGTCTGGCTGTGCTATTTTGGGTGCAGTTTGGCAATTAAGAAAAGAGAGCATCTTAAGATGGAGATTATCACAAACTTTTTGAGGCCCAAGGCCAAAAAGGTATTTGACTTGATATCCCTTGTACTGTTCTTTGCGTTTGCTGTATTTGTGCTATATCATGTGACACTCCTTACAGCAGATATTTTACAGAGGGGACAGGTTACGGCAGTGCTGGAGATTCCAAAGTGGATTCCTTATGCAGGAGTGCCGGTGGCATTTCTTCTGATGCTGATACGGATGATACAGGATTTCGTACGTACAATTAGCGAAATGAAAGAACTTGGCCAGGAAGAGGCATAA
- a CDS encoding 4Fe-4S dicluster domain-containing protein, with translation MAYVKVDPSYCKGCQRCMEVCRQNCLSLSGLSNSSGYDYVEFKERTQCIGCGLCYIVCPDVAITVYK, from the coding sequence ATGGCATATGTAAAAGTAGACCCAAGTTATTGCAAAGGATGCCAAAGATGCATGGAAGTATGCAGGCAGAATTGTCTGAGCCTGTCCGGCCTTAGCAACTCGAGCGGCTATGATTATGTGGAGTTTAAAGAGAGAACACAGTGCATAGGCTGTGGATTATGCTATATAGTATGCCCAGATGTAGCGATTACGGTGTACAAGTAA
- a CDS encoding TRAP transporter substrate-binding protein — MSVTIIVVMVMSLLIGCNGNKDKDASGGGGGKDAKADAGRSAVWKVSAIGSETNPTTQGWYIFEKEIEKRLDNVDVQVFINGQLGTSADQCIGGMQNGIIQFSDISVGNVAEYTSAFLPLDAPFLFEDRDTALSTVDGEAGKAMAEQYLKDTDIKLLGYWDYGFRNVTNSKKPIKGAADFSGLKIRTLNNNVYLDMLTCLGANPSTMAYAEVFTGLQQGTIDGQENPNSTIVDAKFYEVQKYLTLTEHVYGFLGLHMGNSFYEGLNEEEKKAVEESAQIAIEQQREICNKANEDALATIKDAGVEVTELSADQKAEMRKETSSVWDTIADKCGKDLFKKVVKAAGQEY, encoded by the coding sequence ATGAGCGTAACGATAATTGTAGTAATGGTAATGTCGCTGTTGATTGGGTGTAACGGAAACAAAGATAAGGATGCTTCCGGAGGTGGCGGAGGAAAAGACGCGAAAGCGGATGCGGGCCGGTCAGCCGTATGGAAGGTCTCTGCAATAGGAAGTGAGACGAATCCTACTACGCAAGGATGGTACATATTTGAAAAAGAGATTGAGAAGCGCCTGGATAATGTGGACGTGCAGGTGTTCATTAATGGGCAGCTGGGAACCAGCGCCGACCAGTGTATCGGGGGAATGCAAAATGGGATTATCCAGTTCAGTGACATTTCCGTAGGAAATGTGGCGGAATATACATCGGCTTTTCTGCCATTGGATGCCCCATTCTTGTTCGAGGACAGGGATACGGCGCTGTCCACCGTGGACGGAGAAGCCGGGAAGGCTATGGCGGAGCAATATCTGAAAGACACGGATATTAAACTTCTTGGATATTGGGATTATGGCTTCCGTAACGTGACTAACAGCAAGAAGCCAATCAAAGGCGCCGCGGATTTCTCGGGACTTAAAATCCGTACCTTAAATAATAACGTGTATCTGGATATGCTGACATGTCTTGGGGCAAACCCCTCGACGATGGCTTATGCAGAGGTATTTACCGGCCTTCAGCAAGGAACCATAGATGGTCAGGAGAATCCTAACAGTACGATTGTGGATGCGAAGTTTTATGAAGTACAGAAATACCTGACGCTGACGGAGCATGTATATGGATTCCTGGGACTGCACATGGGCAATTCTTTTTATGAGGGATTAAATGAAGAAGAGAAAAAAGCGGTAGAAGAAAGCGCGCAGATCGCAATCGAGCAGCAGCGCGAAATCTGCAATAAGGCGAATGAGGATGCGCTTGCGACGATTAAAGACGCAGGAGTCGAAGTTACGGAATTGTCGGCAGACCAGAAGGCGGAGATGCGCAAAGAAACATCTTCTGTTTGGGATACCATCGCTGACAAGTGTGGCAAGGACCTGTTTAAAAAGGTAGTTAAGGCAGCTGGCCAGGAATATTAA
- a CDS encoding 2-oxoacid:acceptor oxidoreductase family protein, whose amino-acid sequence MLEKILFAGFGGQGILSIGKILADACVENHLEASWLPSYGPEMRGGTCNCLVVTSNEKILSPYFLEPTNAIIMNQASLNKFLDNLKSAKMVVVNTSLVHLTEEQKSILKNVMIIEVDATDIAIRLGSVKCANMVMLGAYAKHSSALDLERLKLSVVRKFDTKPKVVEMNQQALNEGYKIA is encoded by the coding sequence ATGTTGGAAAAAATATTGTTCGCCGGATTCGGGGGACAAGGAATTCTATCCATAGGAAAGATATTGGCAGATGCGTGCGTTGAGAATCATCTGGAGGCATCCTGGCTTCCTTCCTACGGGCCTGAAATGAGAGGAGGAACATGCAACTGCCTGGTGGTGACATCCAATGAGAAGATACTAAGCCCGTACTTTCTAGAGCCGACCAATGCGATCATTATGAACCAGGCATCTTTGAATAAATTCCTGGATAATTTGAAGAGTGCCAAAATGGTAGTCGTAAATACTTCTTTAGTTCATTTGACGGAAGAGCAGAAGTCGATATTAAAGAATGTAATGATCATAGAAGTAGATGCCACAGACATTGCAATTCGTCTGGGTTCCGTCAAATGCGCCAATATGGTGATGCTGGGAGCCTACGCGAAACACAGCAGCGCCCTTGACTTAGAACGGCTAAAACTAAGCGTAGTGAGAAAATTTGATACAAAGCCAAAAGTCGTGGAGATGAATCAGCAAGCGCTAAATGAGGGATATAAGATCGCATAA
- a CDS encoding APC family permease, translated as MGKEKQKKLTTLDGWAMGTGAMIGATVFVASGLMAGVAGPASSLSFVIAAAVTLIIASCYCEISSAFPRSGGAYIYPKETMGKAGESVSFLTGWAFYGGQGLGSAVLALTCAFYVEWTLNLIGVGLPVGTNVFAILTILVFGIANMIDTRLGNAIQLVSTFAVIAALLIFIIWGGANVDRKLLTPFMPKGFGSVLSAATLCWATYGGWSAIPNMSSEFRNPAKDVPRSMILSLVTCGVTFGIIGVVMNGLMPYAQLAKESAPLAAAAATFTSKGALIIAMGGIFAAVSTLNGLMMSGSRMIYAMGKEGSLPKMLGKVNPRSGTPVTALGVTMLGMLFLAWTGLVSIILQMVAFVTAFSWVISCLCIFALRKNRPEVVPAFHVPFYPVTPVIAIILSIFMVTRMDGKAILIGTAWIIIGFIVYCLFHKTGLKRFCVIKKEEG; from the coding sequence TTGGGAAAAGAAAAACAAAAGAAATTAACGACTCTTGATGGATGGGCGATGGGAACAGGAGCAATGATAGGGGCAACCGTTTTCGTTGCAAGCGGGCTGATGGCAGGCGTGGCCGGTCCGGCATCTTCCTTATCTTTCGTTATAGCGGCAGCAGTCACACTGATTATTGCAAGTTGCTACTGCGAGATTAGTTCGGCATTTCCCCGTTCAGGAGGCGCCTATATCTATCCTAAGGAAACGATGGGAAAGGCAGGGGAGTCTGTATCCTTTCTTACGGGATGGGCCTTTTACGGGGGGCAGGGACTAGGCTCGGCAGTATTGGCACTGACGTGTGCCTTTTATGTAGAGTGGACGCTGAATCTGATTGGAGTAGGACTTCCGGTTGGGACAAATGTATTTGCAATTCTGACGATACTGGTATTTGGAATTGCAAATATGATAGATACTCGACTTGGCAACGCGATCCAGCTGGTATCTACTTTTGCAGTCATTGCAGCCTTGCTTATTTTCATCATATGGGGAGGGGCGAATGTAGATAGAAAACTGCTGACTCCGTTTATGCCAAAAGGATTTGGCTCGGTCTTATCGGCTGCGACCCTATGTTGGGCAACTTATGGGGGCTGGTCTGCCATCCCCAATATGTCCAGCGAATTCAGAAATCCTGCCAAGGATGTGCCAAGGAGCATGATCCTATCCCTGGTTACTTGCGGGGTAACCTTTGGAATCATAGGGGTGGTTATGAATGGCCTGATGCCTTATGCGCAATTAGCCAAAGAAAGCGCGCCTCTTGCGGCTGCGGCTGCGACATTTACTTCCAAAGGCGCATTGATTATAGCGATGGGCGGGATTTTTGCTGCAGTCTCAACTTTGAATGGCTTAATGATGAGTGGCTCCAGAATGATATATGCAATGGGAAAGGAAGGTTCTCTGCCTAAGATGCTTGGAAAAGTAAATCCAAGGAGCGGCACGCCTGTGACTGCCTTAGGCGTAACGATGCTGGGAATGCTGTTTCTAGCCTGGACAGGACTGGTAAGCATAATATTACAAATGGTTGCGTTTGTTACGGCATTTTCCTGGGTGATCTCCTGCCTGTGCATCTTTGCCTTGAGGAAAAACCGTCCGGAGGTAGTTCCGGCATTCCATGTACCTTTTTATCCGGTGACTCCGGTAATTGCCATTATCCTCAGCATCTTTATGGTGACAAGAATGGATGGAAAGGCAATACTGATCGGAACCGCCTGGATCATAATCGGCTTTATAGTATACTGCCTGTTTCATAAGACTGGACTTAAAAGATTCTGCGTAATCAAAAAGGAAGAGGGATAA
- the buk gene encoding butyrate kinase — MKKRILCINPGSTSTRIAIFNGREMEFISGITHTNDLLESFGSVQGQLDYRYQMICDILKEKQEDLEELDAVVGRGGALRPMEGGIYSVNADMLEDCRTAKYSEHPANLGCQLALRFAQEYKVPCYVVDPPLIDEFDEVARLSGYKDIKRRSAFHALNEKIVARYIAGELGKELKDINVITVHLGSGISVTAQKHGRCVDNTFGSGGDGPFSPERCGRLPVLELLKYLEQRKETDIKKFFTKASGLVSYLGTNDVLEIEKRMGNGDQEARNALDGMCYMVAKEVAAYATICEWNLDAIGITGAIAKSKYITSSLKRAIEFIAPVYVYPGEFEMEGLAMGGVRALEGTEQIKQYIK, encoded by the coding sequence ATGAAGAAACGTATCTTATGTATTAATCCAGGCTCTACCTCCACAAGGATCGCGATTTTTAATGGCCGGGAAATGGAATTTATATCTGGCATAACCCATACGAACGACCTGCTGGAATCATTCGGAAGCGTACAGGGACAACTGGATTATAGGTATCAGATGATTTGCGATATTTTAAAAGAGAAGCAGGAAGACTTAGAAGAACTGGATGCGGTCGTCGGAAGAGGAGGAGCATTGCGGCCGATGGAAGGAGGGATATATTCGGTTAATGCGGATATGCTGGAAGACTGCAGGACAGCGAAATATTCAGAACACCCGGCCAATCTGGGATGCCAGCTGGCATTAAGGTTCGCGCAGGAATACAAAGTGCCATGCTATGTGGTGGACCCTCCTTTGATCGACGAATTTGATGAGGTTGCCCGTCTGTCAGGATATAAAGACATTAAGAGAAGAAGTGCATTTCATGCATTAAATGAGAAGATAGTCGCACGTTATATTGCCGGTGAACTGGGCAAAGAATTGAAGGATATTAATGTCATTACCGTGCATCTGGGAAGCGGAATCTCTGTAACAGCGCAGAAACACGGAAGGTGTGTGGATAACACGTTTGGGTCCGGTGGCGACGGCCCTTTCTCCCCGGAGAGATGCGGAAGACTTCCGGTACTGGAACTGTTAAAGTATCTGGAACAGAGGAAAGAAACGGATATAAAGAAGTTTTTTACAAAAGCAAGCGGGCTGGTCTCATATCTTGGCACGAATGACGTACTGGAAATTGAAAAGCGGATGGGAAATGGAGATCAGGAAGCCAGGAACGCATTGGATGGAATGTGCTATATGGTCGCAAAGGAAGTGGCGGCTTATGCGACCATATGCGAATGGAATCTGGATGCAATAGGAATCACAGGGGCAATTGCCAAGAGCAAATATATTACAAGCAGCTTGAAGCGCGCTATCGAATTCATTGCCCCCGTCTATGTGTACCCGGGAGAATTTGAAATGGAAGGGCTGGCCATGGGAGGGGTAAGAGCGCTGGAAGGAACGGAACAGATAAAACAATACATAAAGTAA